The following are encoded in a window of Dromaius novaehollandiae isolate bDroNov1 chromosome 11, bDroNov1.hap1, whole genome shotgun sequence genomic DNA:
- the SOWAHD gene encoding ankyrin repeat domain-containing protein SOWAHD, with the protein MARRGGHGAPREAAAGIAAALAAPAGARPRTGSPAPSPAPSPAPRRPTEPGRSGSRGSRGAGSLAGASGRLSIGPGSARRKELKEILLQSNGPGGAMWFAAAQKLCDGGGLLAGPQSEPEPQPQRSPEVLSLALDPLEHEWLLTAAQGDAESILRLLDLDPSLLARKDFVTGFTALHWLAKHGHHESLIRVVSHAQKKGYPVDVNVPAASGGLTPLHLAAAQGHEMFIKVLVGAYGADTSRRDHSGHKAWQYLRADASQELKELAGALEEDLVQLGARNSNNNCKSSREARAGAGDCVDSGAEGKKRQPRGLSTLRDFVRQAFAFFQER; encoded by the coding sequence atggcccggcgcgggggccacGGCGCCCCGCGGGAGGCGGCAGCCGGCATCGCCGCGGCGctcgccgccccggccggcgcccggccgcgcaccggcagccccgcgcccagccccgcgcccagccccgcgccccggcggccgaCGGAGCCCGGACGGAGCGGCAGCCGCGgcagccgcggcgcggggagcctGGCCGGCGCCTCGGGCAGGCTCTCCatcggccccggcagcgcccggaggAAGGAGCTGAAGGAGATCCTGCTGCAGAGCAACGGCCCCGGCGGCGCCATGTGGTTCGCAGCCGCCCAGAAGCTCTGCGACGGCGGCGGCCTCCTCGCGGGGCCGCAGTCTGAGCCGGAGCCGCAGCCCCAGCGGAGCCCCGAGGTGCTGTCGCTCGCCCTGGACCCCCTGGAGCACGAGTGGCTGCTGACGGCGGCCCAGGGCGACGCCGAGAGCATCCTGCGGCTGCTGGACCTGGACCCCAGCCTGCTGGCCCGCAAGGACTTCGTGACGGGCTTCACCGCTCTCCACTGGCTCGCCAAGCACGGCCACCACGAGAGCCTCATCAGGGTCGTCTCGCACGCGCAGAAGAAGGGCTACCCGGTCGACGTGAACGTCCCCGCGGCCAGCGGTGGGCTCACGCCGCTGCACCTGGCCGCTGCGCAGGGGCACGAGATGTTCATCAAGGTGCTCGTCGGGGCTTACGGGGCCGACACGAGCCGCAGGGACCACAGCGGGCACAAGGCCTGGCAGTACCTGCGGGCGGACGCCTCCCAGGAGCTGAAGGAGCTGGCGGGGGCCTTGGAGGAGGACTTGGTGCAGCTGGGCGCCCGCAACTCCAACAACAACTGTAAGTCATCCCGGGAGGCCCGGGCGGGCGCCGGCGACTGCGTGGACTCCGGGGCCGAGGGGAAAaagcggcagccccggggcctgtcgacccTCCGGGACTTTGTCAGGCAGGCATTCGCCTTCTTCCAAGAGCGCTGA
- the SEPTIN6 gene encoding septin-6 isoform X1 — MAAAEVARQGEGCRTVPLSGHVGFDSLPDQLVNKSVNHGFCFNILCVGETGLGKSTLMDTLFNTKFEGDPASHSQPGVQLKSNTYDLQESNVNLKLTIVSTVGFGDQINKEDSYKPIVEFIDAQFEAYLQEELKIKRVLHNYHDTRIHACLYFIAPTGHSLKSLDLVTMKKLDSKVNIIPIIAKSDAISKSELTKFKIKITSELVSNGVQIYQFPTDDESVAEINGTMNAHLPFAVIGSTEELKIGNKMMKARQYPWGTVQVENETHCDFVKLREMLIRVNMEDLREQTHTRHYELYRRCKLEEMGFKDTDPDSKPFSLQETYEAKRNEFLGELQKKEEAMRQMFVQRVKEKEAELKEAEKELHEKFDRLKKLHQDEKKKLEDKKKSLDDEVNAFKQRKTAAELLQSQAQQAGGSQTLKRDKERKNNPWLCTE, encoded by the exons ATGGCGGCGGCCGAGGTGGCGCGGCAG GGTGAAGGCTGTCGTACTGTCCCCCTTTCTGGACATGTCGGATTTGACAGTTTGCCTGACCAGCTGGTTAATAAGTCAGTTAATCATGGTTTTTGTTTCAACATCCTGTGCGTGG GGGAAACTGGCCTTGGTAAGTCCACCCTCATGGACACACTTTTTAACACCAAGTTCGAAGGTGACCCAGCATCTCACTCACAGCCTGGGGTCCAGCTGAAATCTAATACCTATGACCTGCAGGAGAGCAATGTCAACCTCAAACTGACTATTGTGAGCACAGTGGGCTTTGGGGATCAGATCAACAAAGAAGACAG CTATAAGCCCATTGTCGAGTTCATTGATGCTCAGTTTGAAGCCTATTTGCAAGAAGAACTGAAGATAAAGAGGGTCTTGCACAACTACCATGACACCCGGATCCACGCTTGTTTGTACTTCATTGCTCCGACAGGCCACTCGCTGAAATCCCTGGACTTGGTAACAATGAAGAAGCTTGACAGCAAG gtCAACATCATTCCTATCATTGCCAAATCTGATGCCATTTCCAAGAGTGAGCTGaccaaatttaaaattaaaatcacaaGTGAACTGGTCAGTAACGGAGTTCAGATCTACCAGTTCCCAACAGATGATGAATCGGTGGCGGAGATAAATGGGACAATGAAT GCCCACTTGCCATTTGCAGTGATCGGCAGCACGGAGGAGCTGAAAATAGGAAACAAAATGATGAAAGCTCGTCAGTACCCCTGGGGCACGGTGCAGG TGGAGAATGAGACTCACTGTGACTTTGTGAAACTGCGGGAGATGCTGATCCGTGTGAACATGGAAGACCTTCGCGAACAGACCCACACACGCCACTATGAGCTGTACAGGCGATGTAAACTGGAAGAGATGGGTTTCAAGGACACTGATCCAGACAGCAAGCCCTTCAG cTTACAGGAAACTTATGAGGCCAAAAGAAATGAGTTTCTGGGggaactgcagaaaaaggaagaggcGATGAGGCAAATGTTTGTCCAGAGGGTCAAGGAAAAGGAAGCGGAGCTGAAGGAGGCTGAAAAAGAG CTGCACGAAAAGTTTGATCGTCTGAAGAAGTTACATCAGGATGAAAAAAAGAAGCTAGAGGACAAGAAGAAGTCTCTGGATGATGAAGTAAATGCATTTAAACAAAGGAAGACGGCAGCTGAATTGCTCCAATCTCAGGCTCAGCAGGCTGGAGGATCGCAAACTCTTAAAAGAgataaggagagaaaaaa TAACCCATGGCTCTGTACTGAGTAA
- the SEPTIN6 gene encoding septin-6 isoform X3: MAAAEVARQGEGCRTVPLSGHVGFDSLPDQLVNKSVNHGFCFNILCVGETGLGKSTLMDTLFNTKFEGDPASHSQPGVQLKSNTYDLQESNVNLKLTIVSTVGFGDQINKEDSYKPIVEFIDAQFEAYLQEELKIKRVLHNYHDTRIHACLYFIAPTGHSLKSLDLVTMKKLDSKVNIIPIIAKSDAISKSELTKFKIKITSELVSNGVQIYQFPTDDESVAEINGTMNAHLPFAVIGSTEELKIGNKMMKARQYPWGTVQVENETHCDFVKLREMLIRVNMEDLREQTHTRHYELYRRCKLEEMGFKDTDPDSKPFSLQETYEAKRNEFLGELQKKEEAMRQMFVQRVKEKEAELKEAEKELHEKFDRLKKLHQDEKKKLEDKKKSLDDEVNAFKQRKTAAELLQSQAQQAGGSQTLKRDKERKNFF, translated from the exons ATGGCGGCGGCCGAGGTGGCGCGGCAG GGTGAAGGCTGTCGTACTGTCCCCCTTTCTGGACATGTCGGATTTGACAGTTTGCCTGACCAGCTGGTTAATAAGTCAGTTAATCATGGTTTTTGTTTCAACATCCTGTGCGTGG GGGAAACTGGCCTTGGTAAGTCCACCCTCATGGACACACTTTTTAACACCAAGTTCGAAGGTGACCCAGCATCTCACTCACAGCCTGGGGTCCAGCTGAAATCTAATACCTATGACCTGCAGGAGAGCAATGTCAACCTCAAACTGACTATTGTGAGCACAGTGGGCTTTGGGGATCAGATCAACAAAGAAGACAG CTATAAGCCCATTGTCGAGTTCATTGATGCTCAGTTTGAAGCCTATTTGCAAGAAGAACTGAAGATAAAGAGGGTCTTGCACAACTACCATGACACCCGGATCCACGCTTGTTTGTACTTCATTGCTCCGACAGGCCACTCGCTGAAATCCCTGGACTTGGTAACAATGAAGAAGCTTGACAGCAAG gtCAACATCATTCCTATCATTGCCAAATCTGATGCCATTTCCAAGAGTGAGCTGaccaaatttaaaattaaaatcacaaGTGAACTGGTCAGTAACGGAGTTCAGATCTACCAGTTCCCAACAGATGATGAATCGGTGGCGGAGATAAATGGGACAATGAAT GCCCACTTGCCATTTGCAGTGATCGGCAGCACGGAGGAGCTGAAAATAGGAAACAAAATGATGAAAGCTCGTCAGTACCCCTGGGGCACGGTGCAGG TGGAGAATGAGACTCACTGTGACTTTGTGAAACTGCGGGAGATGCTGATCCGTGTGAACATGGAAGACCTTCGCGAACAGACCCACACACGCCACTATGAGCTGTACAGGCGATGTAAACTGGAAGAGATGGGTTTCAAGGACACTGATCCAGACAGCAAGCCCTTCAG cTTACAGGAAACTTATGAGGCCAAAAGAAATGAGTTTCTGGGggaactgcagaaaaaggaagaggcGATGAGGCAAATGTTTGTCCAGAGGGTCAAGGAAAAGGAAGCGGAGCTGAAGGAGGCTGAAAAAGAG CTGCACGAAAAGTTTGATCGTCTGAAGAAGTTACATCAGGATGAAAAAAAGAAGCTAGAGGACAAGAAGAAGTCTCTGGATGATGAAGTAAATGCATTTAAACAAAGGAAGACGGCAGCTGAATTGCTCCAATCTCAGGCTCAGCAGGCTGGAGGATCGCAAACTCTTAAAAGAgataaggagagaaaaaa
- the SEPTIN6 gene encoding septin-6 isoform X4, which produces MAAAEVARQGEGCRTVPLSGHVGFDSLPDQLVNKSVNHGFCFNILCVGETGLGKSTLMDTLFNTKFEGDPASHSQPGVQLKSNTYDLQESNVNLKLTIVSTVGFGDQINKEDSYKPIVEFIDAQFEAYLQEELKIKRVLHNYHDTRIHACLYFIAPTGHSLKSLDLVTMKKLDSKVNIIPIIAKSDAISKSELTKFKIKITSELVSNGVQIYQFPTDDESVAEINGTMNAHLPFAVIGSTEELKIGNKMMKARQYPWGTVQVENETHCDFVKLREMLIRVNMEDLREQTHTRHYELYRRCKLEEMGFKDTDPDSKPFSLQETYEAKRNEFLGELQKKEEAMRQMFVQRVKEKEAELKEAEKELHEKFDRLKKLHQDEKKKLEDKKKSLDDEVNAFKQRKTAAELLQSQAQQAGGSQTLKRDKERKN; this is translated from the exons ATGGCGGCGGCCGAGGTGGCGCGGCAG GGTGAAGGCTGTCGTACTGTCCCCCTTTCTGGACATGTCGGATTTGACAGTTTGCCTGACCAGCTGGTTAATAAGTCAGTTAATCATGGTTTTTGTTTCAACATCCTGTGCGTGG GGGAAACTGGCCTTGGTAAGTCCACCCTCATGGACACACTTTTTAACACCAAGTTCGAAGGTGACCCAGCATCTCACTCACAGCCTGGGGTCCAGCTGAAATCTAATACCTATGACCTGCAGGAGAGCAATGTCAACCTCAAACTGACTATTGTGAGCACAGTGGGCTTTGGGGATCAGATCAACAAAGAAGACAG CTATAAGCCCATTGTCGAGTTCATTGATGCTCAGTTTGAAGCCTATTTGCAAGAAGAACTGAAGATAAAGAGGGTCTTGCACAACTACCATGACACCCGGATCCACGCTTGTTTGTACTTCATTGCTCCGACAGGCCACTCGCTGAAATCCCTGGACTTGGTAACAATGAAGAAGCTTGACAGCAAG gtCAACATCATTCCTATCATTGCCAAATCTGATGCCATTTCCAAGAGTGAGCTGaccaaatttaaaattaaaatcacaaGTGAACTGGTCAGTAACGGAGTTCAGATCTACCAGTTCCCAACAGATGATGAATCGGTGGCGGAGATAAATGGGACAATGAAT GCCCACTTGCCATTTGCAGTGATCGGCAGCACGGAGGAGCTGAAAATAGGAAACAAAATGATGAAAGCTCGTCAGTACCCCTGGGGCACGGTGCAGG TGGAGAATGAGACTCACTGTGACTTTGTGAAACTGCGGGAGATGCTGATCCGTGTGAACATGGAAGACCTTCGCGAACAGACCCACACACGCCACTATGAGCTGTACAGGCGATGTAAACTGGAAGAGATGGGTTTCAAGGACACTGATCCAGACAGCAAGCCCTTCAG cTTACAGGAAACTTATGAGGCCAAAAGAAATGAGTTTCTGGGggaactgcagaaaaaggaagaggcGATGAGGCAAATGTTTGTCCAGAGGGTCAAGGAAAAGGAAGCGGAGCTGAAGGAGGCTGAAAAAGAG CTGCACGAAAAGTTTGATCGTCTGAAGAAGTTACATCAGGATGAAAAAAAGAAGCTAGAGGACAAGAAGAAGTCTCTGGATGATGAAGTAAATGCATTTAAACAAAGGAAGACGGCAGCTGAATTGCTCCAATCTCAGGCTCAGCAGGCTGGAGGATCGCAAACTCTTAAAAGAgataaggagagaaaaaa TTAA
- the SEPTIN6 gene encoding septin-6 isoform X2 has protein sequence MAAAEVARQGEGCRTVPLSGHVGFDSLPDQLVNKSVNHGFCFNILCVGETGLGKSTLMDTLFNTKFEGDPASHSQPGVQLKSNTYDLQESNVNLKLTIVSTVGFGDQINKEDSYKPIVEFIDAQFEAYLQEELKIKRVLHNYHDTRIHACLYFIAPTGHSLKSLDLVTMKKLDSKVNIIPIIAKSDAISKSELTKFKIKITSELVSNGVQIYQFPTDDESVAEINGTMNAHLPFAVIGSTEELKIGNKMMKARQYPWGTVQVENETHCDFVKLREMLIRVNMEDLREQTHTRHYELYRRCKLEEMGFKDTDPDSKPFSLQETYEAKRNEFLGELQKKEEAMRQMFVQRVKEKEAELKEAEKELHEKFDRLKKLHQDEKKKLEDKKKSLDDEVNAFKQRKTAAELLQSQAQQAGGSQTLKRDKERKNSGFL, from the exons ATGGCGGCGGCCGAGGTGGCGCGGCAG GGTGAAGGCTGTCGTACTGTCCCCCTTTCTGGACATGTCGGATTTGACAGTTTGCCTGACCAGCTGGTTAATAAGTCAGTTAATCATGGTTTTTGTTTCAACATCCTGTGCGTGG GGGAAACTGGCCTTGGTAAGTCCACCCTCATGGACACACTTTTTAACACCAAGTTCGAAGGTGACCCAGCATCTCACTCACAGCCTGGGGTCCAGCTGAAATCTAATACCTATGACCTGCAGGAGAGCAATGTCAACCTCAAACTGACTATTGTGAGCACAGTGGGCTTTGGGGATCAGATCAACAAAGAAGACAG CTATAAGCCCATTGTCGAGTTCATTGATGCTCAGTTTGAAGCCTATTTGCAAGAAGAACTGAAGATAAAGAGGGTCTTGCACAACTACCATGACACCCGGATCCACGCTTGTTTGTACTTCATTGCTCCGACAGGCCACTCGCTGAAATCCCTGGACTTGGTAACAATGAAGAAGCTTGACAGCAAG gtCAACATCATTCCTATCATTGCCAAATCTGATGCCATTTCCAAGAGTGAGCTGaccaaatttaaaattaaaatcacaaGTGAACTGGTCAGTAACGGAGTTCAGATCTACCAGTTCCCAACAGATGATGAATCGGTGGCGGAGATAAATGGGACAATGAAT GCCCACTTGCCATTTGCAGTGATCGGCAGCACGGAGGAGCTGAAAATAGGAAACAAAATGATGAAAGCTCGTCAGTACCCCTGGGGCACGGTGCAGG TGGAGAATGAGACTCACTGTGACTTTGTGAAACTGCGGGAGATGCTGATCCGTGTGAACATGGAAGACCTTCGCGAACAGACCCACACACGCCACTATGAGCTGTACAGGCGATGTAAACTGGAAGAGATGGGTTTCAAGGACACTGATCCAGACAGCAAGCCCTTCAG cTTACAGGAAACTTATGAGGCCAAAAGAAATGAGTTTCTGGGggaactgcagaaaaaggaagaggcGATGAGGCAAATGTTTGTCCAGAGGGTCAAGGAAAAGGAAGCGGAGCTGAAGGAGGCTGAAAAAGAG CTGCACGAAAAGTTTGATCGTCTGAAGAAGTTACATCAGGATGAAAAAAAGAAGCTAGAGGACAAGAAGAAGTCTCTGGATGATGAAGTAAATGCATTTAAACAAAGGAAGACGGCAGCTGAATTGCTCCAATCTCAGGCTCAGCAGGCTGGAGGATCGCAAACTCTTAAAAGAgataaggagagaaaaaa ttcGGGTTTCCTGTAG